A genomic segment from Spinacia oleracea cultivar Varoflay chromosome 3, BTI_SOV_V1, whole genome shotgun sequence encodes:
- the LOC110804110 gene encoding uncharacterized protein, protein MSTPFSEDIMNAPKEPKVKTPTIEAYDGTTDADMHFVAYRHHMYVQGTNEATWCKYFPATLKGVASKWFERLPPRSISSFNELQTLFSTRFMAHKEERKTSMHLGRIQQGKDESLRSYVKRFNLEAGQIPDLPDGVSLDNFIRGLKKGSFKFDLVKKSVRTKAEVLDEAETFIHATEICSASKDGSTGETTNSSGKKDKIDRKAPRVNGTWALSKEHDTNSPGHKRERPQEREYFEYNTDLLTMLKDVGTRFDLERPFPMKSPAESRDPKLYFQFHEDIGNETKNCRSLKRYKKNKSPVSPAEGQHSEGGFVAVISGGPSAGGPTMRGQKDYARRLGQVMLSGKSPLDPFPQIEICESDGGRIATPHDDPLVVEFKISNTRVKRILIDTGSSSDIMSVECLNRLEHDPKTMDSIHYPIIGFGGSIIHPVGVITLPVRIGDRKNGRKMEFVCDDGAIGTIHGDQQQARDCYLTTLNPSAWKKDSAEARSKRKHEDKLPAANESKPTKTEPVKIEKSG, encoded by the exons atgagtactCCCTTCTCCGAGGATATCATGAACGCCCCGAAAGAGCCCAAGGTAAAAACTCCTACCATTGAAGCCTATGATGGTACCACCGATGCCGATATGCACTTTGTTGCATACCGTCATCatatgtatgttcaaggaaccaatgaagccacttggtgcaaatatttcCCGGCCACTctcaaaggagtagcgtctAAGTGGTTTGAGCGATTGCCCCCAAGGTCAATTTCCTCTTTCAACGAACTGCAAACTCTGTTCTCCACtaggttcatggcacacaaggaagaaaggaaaacaagtaTGCACTTGGGACGAATTCAACAGGGGAAAGATGAATCACTAAGAAGCTATGTGAAACGTTTCAACCTAGAGGCCGGACAGATCCCAGATTTGCCTGACGGCGTCTCCTTGGATAATTTTATCAGGGGATTGAAGAAGGGATCCTTTAAGTTTGACCTAGTCAAGAAAAGTGTGCGGACTAAGGCCGAAGTTTTGGACGAGGCCGAAacatttatccatgcaacagaaatatgcagcgcgtcaaaAGATGGAAGCACCGGAGAAACAACAAATTCCTCAGGGAAGAAAGACAAAATAGACCGAAAAGCCCCACGAGTAAATGGCACTTGGGCTCTCTCAAAAGAACATGATACCAATTCCCCtgggcacaagagagaacgtCCACAAGAAAGGGAATATTTCGAGTATAATACAGATCTCCTCACGATGCTGAAAGACGTCGGAACTAGGTTTGACCTTGAACGACCTTTCCCCATGAAGTCTCCTGCTGAGAGTCGAGACCCTAAGTTGTATTTCCAGTTCCATGAAGACATAGGGAATGAAACCAAGAACTGTAGAAGCTTGAAGAGG tacaaaaagaacaagtcacctgtCTCACCTGCAGAGGGACAACACAGCGAAGGGGggtttgtagccgtcatatctgggGGACCATccgctggaggacccaccatgagggGGCAGAAAGATTATGCTCGCCGCCTGGGGCAGGTAATGCTGTCAGGAAAGTCACCTCTGGACCCATTCCCACAGATCGAGATATGTGAGTCGGATGGTGGACGAATAGCCACTCCGCATGATGATCCTCTTGTGGTCGAGTTCAAAATATCCAATACGAGGGTGAAGCGCATCCTAATAGACACGGGGAGCTCGTCTGACATAATGAGCGTGGAATGCCTCAATCGTCTAGAACATGACCCCAAAACCATGGATAGCAtacactatcccatcattggttttggaggaAGCATTATACATCCTGTAGGCGTCATCACTTTGCCGGTTCGAATTGGGGATAGAAAAAATGGACGGAAGATGGAA tttgtatgcgATGACGGGGCGATAGGAACCATACATGGAGACCAACAGCAAGCAAGAGACTGTTACCTCACcaccctcaacccgtcagcatggaagaaAGATTCGGCCGAAGCCAGAAGCAAAAGAAAGCATGAAGACAAACTGCCAGCCGCCAATGAGAGTAAACCAACCAAAACAGAACCAGTCAAGATAGAGAAAAGTGGCTGA